In one Candidatus Planktophila versatilis genomic region, the following are encoded:
- a CDS encoding aldo/keto reductase yields MEMRRAGNSGLTLSRLGLGTMTWGRDTDTHEAADQCRAYIEAGGNFLDTSPTFGDGDSERVIGGLIGTLFDRADVVIATKAGVSHPGGVRTVNNSRTTLIAELDKSLSRLETDYVDIWQIQMWDEHTPLEDTLSALDYAYTSGKARHVGVSNFSGWQSARAITIQESNSAKAPIVSNQIEYSLLNRSAEEEILPCARATGIGALAWAPLGRGVLTGKYRTGIPSDSRAAAPHFVKHVEPYLNEKSTRIVEAVSVAASGLGYSPLEVALAWVRDTPGITSAIVGARTGGQLRGILKSEEISLPDIVRSVLDEISA; encoded by the coding sequence ATGGAGATGAGACGGGCTGGAAATAGTGGCCTCACACTCTCTCGGCTGGGTCTGGGCACCATGACATGGGGTCGAGATACCGATACGCACGAGGCGGCAGATCAATGCCGTGCCTATATCGAAGCTGGTGGCAACTTCCTTGATACCTCTCCTACCTTTGGCGACGGAGATAGCGAGCGAGTTATTGGTGGACTGATTGGAACGCTCTTTGATCGCGCCGATGTAGTGATTGCTACGAAGGCGGGTGTTTCACATCCAGGCGGTGTTCGCACCGTAAATAACTCTCGCACCACACTCATTGCAGAATTAGATAAATCACTATCGCGACTAGAAACCGATTATGTAGATATCTGGCAGATTCAGATGTGGGATGAACATACCCCGCTAGAAGACACTCTCTCGGCTCTCGATTACGCATACACATCGGGGAAAGCTCGCCATGTTGGAGTTTCTAATTTCTCTGGCTGGCAAAGTGCGCGAGCAATAACCATTCAAGAGAGTAATTCCGCAAAAGCACCGATAGTCTCGAATCAAATTGAATACTCGCTGCTCAATCGAAGCGCGGAAGAGGAAATACTTCCCTGTGCTCGAGCAACTGGGATTGGGGCTTTAGCCTGGGCGCCCTTGGGTCGTGGAGTCTTAACAGGAAAGTATCGAACTGGGATTCCCAGTGATTCGCGCGCTGCAGCCCCGCACTTTGTGAAACATGTTGAGCCTTATTTGAATGAGAAGTCGACCCGAATAGTTGAAGCAGTATCTGTAGCAGCTAGCGGTCTTGGCTACTCCCCGTTGGAAGTTGCTCTCGCATGGGTGCGAGACACCCCTGGAATAACAAGTGCGATAGTGGGAGCTAGAACTGGTGGCCAACTTCGTGGAATTTTGAAATCCGAAGAAATATCTTTGCCAGATATCGTTCGCAGCGTGCTCGATGAAATCTCTGCTTAA